Below is a window of Coregonus clupeaformis isolate EN_2021a chromosome 15, ASM2061545v1, whole genome shotgun sequence DNA.
GTGCCCTTCGACAGGACTGCTCTATATAGTAACCTGTTTTACCAACGTGCTTTGCTTTATCAAGAAGGTGCTGTACTAGGCTACTTTTAAAATAATCGAAATTCTGTATTTTTAACATTTCCAGGAAATAATTTCTACAGTGTTTCTACAGTGGAAAATAAAAGAAAGTGCACCCCATTACATAAAGAGTGAATAATCTCACACTTTGACTGTGACACCAGCCTATAGCCTACTCATGAATTACCTGCTCTCTGGTTAGCCATTAAAGACCCCTCACACCTTCAGTCCCTTTAGAGCAAGGATGGGCAATTAGCGCCAGCGGCCCTCTTTTTGTAGGCCCATGGATCAACAAAATttcacttagggcccccaaaaggctagggtcggctctgactgcatgtgtgggtatggatgtgggtatgcagacccTCAAGCTACTgtagcccctcatgatgagttcagagtttttgtggcccccacccacatcaaagttgcccatccctgctttaGAGCCAGGGGGATTCATGAAGGGCTAGGGTAGATTTGAAACTGTCCATTCTCCTACTGTGCGTGTATGTGCTGTAGGCCAGAGGATGGGGAGATCCACCCAGAGATCTGCCGGCTCTTCATCCAGCTGCAGTGCTGCTTGGAGATGTTCATCACGGAGATGCTCAAGTCCATGTGTCTACTGGGGGTGCTGCAGCTCCACAGGAAAGGTGAAATACCGATCTCAACCGGCAGAGGGCAGGGTAGTTCAGATTATTTTTTTCAGTGCATCATATCAAGATAGAGAGCAGTGTGTCTACACACAATGAAATAAGTAGCTACAATATGAAACACATGGCATCACAGGTTACCCAGTATTATATGTTGATCATATGCAAATCCCCCTTCCCAGGAAAGTATTCGTACCCGGAGCCCAGGCTGGACTTCAAGATGGATGAGAGCTCTGATGTACCAATCCTGGAGGAGCGCTCCTCCTCACCTGTGGACTACCAACATGAGTCCTGGCTGGTGTGCACCGATATTGAAAACATAGAGAGGTACAGTGTAATGCAATATGCTTACACACTCATGGTCTCTCATGGTCAACAGAAAGCCCAGGCCACATAGTATTGGACATTACAAGTTATAGTAGACGTTTGTGTTTCAGTTTGTGTGTATGCTTCCTCTGTGACCATGTAGAGGTGGTAAATGGATTTACCCATGATTCACCCTGTTTCCTCAGGGACATGCGAGAGATGAGAAACCTACTCAGCAAACTTAGGGAGACCATGCCTTTACCACTAAAAAACCAAGGTAACTAGCATTTGTACTGTAAGAGTGTGTTAAATCATGAAAGATACATGAGATGGAAGGCACTGCACTGTACTCAGGTTCCTCTGTCTGTGTTGTGTCTAGATGACAGCAGTCTGCTGAATCTCACTCAATACCCGCTGGTCAGGCAAAGGAAGAGGCGCTTCTCTGGGTTCTGCTGCCTGGTGTCCGGCTGAGTGCCAGTCGGGTCCTGCAGGCAGCAGCAAGGTCAACACACCAACCCTACCCAACACCTTACATGTTAATACTGCCATTTGGAGAAGGAACTTTACTTTGAACTAAAAGCTGATCAGTCTGTCTTTATTTAGTCATTTGATCATATGTAGAAAAAACTATTCAAATGTAATGTTATGAACATGCATATTTTGCTATTATATTATTCAAGCTGTCTCTCTTTGTAGAAAAGGAGAACCCTTAGGTCTATAGGCGAGCACAAACAGATGTGCAAAACTGATGCCATAAGAGATGCAGTATGTTGGTAGACAGCTTTGACTAATCTCTGCCTTTAGACATCTTCCTCAGAATGTCATTATATTTCTTCACTGTGCGATGCTTCTTTTGCAGTCTTCCATGAAAAGGAAATCTGTCTCCAACTTACGTTTTCCATCACAAGGGCTTTGCAATGCTCCATATAAAAAACATTTCTCATTTAATgtaaatacagtatataaatgGTGGTCAAAATTCTGTTTTGGATGAAACTTTCTTTGAATAATTTAACTATAGATGATCTAAAGATTGGATGTCTAAATCGTTTGCATTGATTTATTTTGATGTCTTGGCCGAAAGTGTACAGCATGAATATTGCTAGTAGTATTGTTGAAGATGTGTAGTGTATAGATGTTGTGCTATAGATTGTTCTACGGCTGACAGTATGTATAGGCCATTTTATAATGTGAATAAACTTTTTGTATTTAAATAATCATTTTTGTCTGGTTTATAGAGAGGCTCTGATCTGTTGTTTCTTGTTGGTTTCAGAGCCCACACGTGATATCCACTGAGAGTATACTTCAAATGAAGGAGACAAGTGGACATATTCTCTGTAGTTGTGGGTACTTGCAGACCTATAGACTTCACCATGAAACAACATGAAACCCTTTTATATTTTATCAGTGTGACAGGAACGCAGTGTCCCATCCATCCCCTCTCTTTCCACACTCAAGGGAGTGTCAGGTGTCATAGTTGTAGAGACAACTTACTGCTGGTATGATTATTACTGGAATCTGGAATTTCCATAACCTTCTTCCAGTAAGGGGACAGGATGGAGGGTTTCAAAAGGAGGGATTGGAAGACGGGAACTTGGAACTTTGTGTTGTCATGGCTTAGAGTCTTAAGTCTTTTTTTGTCTTATCTGTTAGGCTGGGTTTGTGGCTGATGCAGGAATTGGGTGTCTTCTTTGACAGAAAGACAAGTGAAATAACCAATTATCTTCACAGACCGATTCTCCTGGGAGGTCATTTGGGAGGGATATAGGAAGTAATGCCCCTAgacatacagtacaagtcaaaagtttgaacacctactcattcaagggaatttcattatttttactattttctacattgtataataataatgaagacatcaaaactattaaataacacatatggaatcatgtagtaaccaaacaagttttaaacaaatcaaaatatattttagattttagattcttcatagtagccaccctttgcacactcttggcattctctcaaccagcttcacctggaatgcttttccaacagtcttgaaggaattcccacatatgctgagcacttgttggctgcttttccttcactctgcggtccaactcatcccaaaccatctcaattgggttgaggtggggtgattgtggaggccaggtcatctgatgcagcactccatcactctccttcttggtcaaatagcccttacaccgcctggtggagtgttgggtcatggtcctgttgaaaaacaaatgatagtcccactaagagcaaaccagatgggatggcgtatcactgcagaatgctgtggtagccatgctggttaagtgtgctttgaattcgaaataaatcactgacagtgtcaccagcaaagcacccccacaccatcacacctcctcctccatgcttcacggtgggaaccacacatgtggagatcatccgttcatctactctacgtctcacaaagacacggcggttggaaccaaacatctcaaatttgggctcatcagaccaaaggacagatttccaccggtctaatgtccattgctcgtgtttcttggcccaagcaagtctcttcttattattggtgtccattagtagtggtttctttgcagcaattcgaacatgaaggcctgattcacacagtctcctctgaacagttgatgttgagatgtgtctgtgacttgaactctgtgaagcatttatttgggctgcaatttctgaggctggtaactctaatgaacttatcctctgcagcagaggtaactctgggtcttcctttcctgtggcagtcctcatgagagcgagtttcatcatagcgcttgatggtttttgcaacagcacttgaagaaacgttcaaagttcttgacattttctggattgactgaccttcatgtcttaaagtaatgatggactgtcatttctctttgcttatttgagctgttcttgccataatatggacttggtcttttaccaaaaaggctatcttctgtattccacccctaacttgtcacaacacaactaactgtctcaaa
It encodes the following:
- the LOC121582558 gene encoding regulator of G-protein signaling 7-binding protein B isoform X2; protein product: MCSALNRRINRPRSAANIFQLGKPPQRDPERRESTESARKAQRAVGDCRMVISIGEISADCPSLRAVLHRTRTKGCAMAQAAHQNLTVISGSGPEDGEIHPEICRLFIQLQCCLEMFITEMLKSMCLLGVLQLHRKGKYSYPEPRLDFKMDESSDVPILEERSSSPVDYQHESWLVCTDIENIERDMREMRNLLSKLRETMPLPLKNQDDSSLLNLTQYPLVRQRKRRFSGFCCLVSG
- the LOC121582558 gene encoding regulator of G-protein signaling 7-binding protein B isoform X1, which produces MCSALNRRINRPRSAANIFQLGKPPQRDPERRESTESARKAQRAVGDCRMTVQEFNTLVALYREQVISIGEISADCPSLRAVLHRTRTKGCAMAQAAHQNLTVISGSGPEDGEIHPEICRLFIQLQCCLEMFITEMLKSMCLLGVLQLHRKGKYSYPEPRLDFKMDESSDVPILEERSSSPVDYQHESWLVCTDIENIERDMREMRNLLSKLRETMPLPLKNQDDSSLLNLTQYPLVRQRKRRFSGFCCLVSG